The sequence below is a genomic window from Serratia nevei.
GGGGACCTGGAACCTTTCTCCCTGGCAATCGCAAAAGAATTAGGCTTATAAGGAACACAATGATGAATGAAGCATTCAAAGCGCAACATGCCGGTTCCGAACCCGGTTTTCTTACCAGAAACAACGTGGGTGAATTTAAAACCCAGGACTGGGATGAGAATGCTCGTCTGCAGGTCACTGATTATGTTGTTGAACGCATCACCTTTGATAGCCAAGGGGTGGAAATTGTCGGCAATCTCTTTTCACCGGCAAAATCAGCTTACCGCACCCCCGCAATCGCCGTGATGGGGCCGATCAGTTACGTGAAGGAACAGGCACCGTTGCAATACGCCAGCCGCTTGGTCAAACACGGTTTTACCGTACTGACCTTTGATCCTCGCGGTTTTGGCGAATCGTCAGGTGAACCGCGCGGCTATGACTGGGGCGCCAATAAAACCGAAGATTTGAACGCAGCGGTTGCTTATCTTTCGCAGTTGGACAGTGTGGATGAAGAAAGCATTTACGCGCTTGGGCTGTGCCAAGGCGTTAACTGGACCATTGATGCGGTCAATTCCAATCCGTTAATCCGCGCCACTGCCCTGATCGCAGGGCAGTATTTAGTGCCGGCAACCTGGATGCTCTACCTTCAGTCGCAAGAGGCGATCGACAATCGCGTTGGCATGGCGCTTAAGGCCCGTGAACGCTTTGAGAAAGCCGGTGAAGTAGAATACATCCCGGTGGTCAGCACAGAAGATAAATCGGCTTATCTGACTGCGGAAGCCATATACAATTTCTACGCTCCCTGGGCGCAGCATGACGTTCTGGCCAACCACCGTGGCCGCTGGGAGAATAAAATGACTCGCATGAGCGAAGCGGGGATCTGGGCACGAGACAGCAGTAAAGCGATCGCCGATCTGCAAAAACCCGTGCTAATGATCCATAGTGAACGCGCCGCGAGCGGAGAACAAATCCCGCGACAGCTGTTTGACAGCATTGGCAGCAGCAATAAACAGCTGGTCTGGTTTGGCGGCAGAAACCAACTCCAGTTCTATCAGGATCCGCTCACCGTTGATGCAGCAGTACCGCACGTCGCCAATTTCTTTAACAAGTTTTAATTCCACATCAGGCGTTCGCCGTTATCGAGCGGACGCCCCCACGAGCAGGATTTCACCATGTCCCACCCACGCAAAACAAACCAGGAAACGCTGGCGCCGCTGGCCACCCTTTATCAGGAAACCAAAAGATTACAGCGTAAACGCGGCAACTGGTCATACGTATTCGAAGACGCTGTCGGACTCTACGACACCGTTAGCAATCTGTGCCCCACCAGGATACTGGAGTTAGGCACGGCCATCGGCTTTACCTCATGCGTTATGGCGCTCGCAGCTCCTCAGGCAGCGATCGACACTATAGATAAAGATGACGTGAACGTTGAACTTGCCCGACACAATACCGCCTGGCTTAGCCTTTCATCGCGGATAACTGTGCACCACGGCGATTTCAACACCGTCATCGATACGTTAGACACAGAATACGATTTTGCCTTCTTCGACGGTTTTGCACCGGAAATCACGTTGCTCAAGAAGATACATCATCGTCTCGCATCGCAGGGCGTTCTGGCCTGTTCCAATTTATCTCTCTGCAACGATGCCAAAGTCATGGCGTTTTTGACTTCTGCCGAAATCTGGCGCGAACTGCCGCCTATCGAGCAAGCCAACACGCGCATCTTCAGAAAACGCTCCGGATGAAGATCACACGCGGAAATTGCCTGTAGCAGAACTCGCCCGGACAAAATCATCCGCCTCGTCTAGCTAAACGCCGCGGCGTTCTATTCGCATCATTCCCTATTTCCCCCACTGACACTCTTGCCAGAGCGGCATCGTTGAATTCACTGACAAGGATAATTTCATGCAAAAAGTTATTATTCATAAAATGCTGGAGTGGCTCGAATCCAGCCTGCAGAGTGACCTGACGCTGAATGCTGTTTCTCAGCGCAGTGGTTATTCCAAATGGCACCTGCAGCGAGAGTTCAAGAAAGTCACCGGCAAAGATTTAGGGCATTACATTCGCGTTCGCCGACTGTCAAAAGCCGCACTGGCGCTGCGCTTAACCCGTAACTCTATCTATAATATCGCCAAGCGATACGGATTCGACAGTCAGCAAGCTTTCACTCGTGCTTTCACGCGGCAGTTCGGCCTCTCCCCCAGCCGTTACCGCCAGCACGAAAAATGGGACATGAGCACGCTGCATCCCCCATTGCAAATCGACAGCGGCATAGTGCCGCAAACTGAATTTATGTACCTTACCCACCGGCGCCTAAGCGACCTGGCCAGGCGTTATTCCTCGATTCCATGGCGCGTTCATCCTCCGGCACTCGACGCACCTCATATACGGATGATGTTGTCATGCTTCTGCAGCGAAAAATCCGCTGTAACACCGGGAAGATATGCCGTGTTCCGTTACGCCGGGCCCCACAATAAGCTACTCGATTTCGTCCTCTCGTTGTATGACTCAATTCTGCCCCTCAACAGGTTAAGTCGCAGGGAAGGTTCAGATCTCAAACTGGTTTATGCTGAACAGGCGACAACGAGCGATCCCGGCACTTTTCGCTGCGATTATCTGATCCCGATCATCAGGCTGGGGTAAATCATCGCCGCAACATCGATTCAGTCTCGCCATCGGGCTATTGCCGGTACT
It includes:
- a CDS encoding alpha/beta hydrolase; this encodes MMNEAFKAQHAGSEPGFLTRNNVGEFKTQDWDENARLQVTDYVVERITFDSQGVEIVGNLFSPAKSAYRTPAIAVMGPISYVKEQAPLQYASRLVKHGFTVLTFDPRGFGESSGEPRGYDWGANKTEDLNAAVAYLSQLDSVDEESIYALGLCQGVNWTIDAVNSNPLIRATALIAGQYLVPATWMLYLQSQEAIDNRVGMALKARERFEKAGEVEYIPVVSTEDKSAYLTAEAIYNFYAPWAQHDVLANHRGRWENKMTRMSEAGIWARDSSKAIADLQKPVLMIHSERAASGEQIPRQLFDSIGSSNKQLVWFGGRNQLQFYQDPLTVDAAVPHVANFFNKF
- a CDS encoding O-methyltransferase; this translates as MSHPRKTNQETLAPLATLYQETKRLQRKRGNWSYVFEDAVGLYDTVSNLCPTRILELGTAIGFTSCVMALAAPQAAIDTIDKDDVNVELARHNTAWLSLSSRITVHHGDFNTVIDTLDTEYDFAFFDGFAPEITLLKKIHHRLASQGVLACSNLSLCNDAKVMAFLTSAEIWRELPPIEQANTRIFRKRSG
- a CDS encoding helix-turn-helix domain-containing protein, which gives rise to MQKVIIHKMLEWLESSLQSDLTLNAVSQRSGYSKWHLQREFKKVTGKDLGHYIRVRRLSKAALALRLTRNSIYNIAKRYGFDSQQAFTRAFTRQFGLSPSRYRQHEKWDMSTLHPPLQIDSGIVPQTEFMYLTHRRLSDLARRYSSIPWRVHPPALDAPHIRMMLSCFCSEKSAVTPGRYAVFRYAGPHNKLLDFVLSLYDSILPLNRLSRREGSDLKLVYAEQATTSDPGTFRCDYLIPIIRLG